In the genome of Bremerella sp. JC817, one region contains:
- a CDS encoding sigma-70 family RNA polymerase sigma factor, translated as MLYDSLIDDFEDDDARVRPRSFDDAAVDVMDDSDDERMMTTDDMSNDSADDSSDEFSEDSETWSDDPVRMYLTQMGEIPLLTRQQEIYLARKIEQTRAKFRRLLLECDYVAQDSFKVLQRVQDGELPFDRTVQVSVTDRLEKDQIMGRMPVNLITIDKLLKRNRRDYILALSKSASAEKRSAAWKRLGHRRQRVVKLIEELGLRTQRIEAKISVLEEFCRRVNELKARLDDHKENNTPMEDRQPLLAEYRNLLMATQETPKSLNRRCQAVKTIYSEYQQAKRELSEGNLRLVVSIAKKYRNRGLSFLDLIQEGNAGLMRAVDKFEYRRGFKFCTYATWWIRQAITRAVADQSRTIRIPVHMVETMSRVRNVARQLLQEKGREPTIEETARRAGTTVEEARRVLAMSRYPISLDRPVGNSEDSQFGDLLPDGEAESPANGAAQEMLRGRIGRVLKTLSYREREIIKLRYGLGDGYSYTLEEVGHIFKVTRERIRQIEAKAVRKLQQPSRSQDLVGFLD; from the coding sequence ATGTTGTACGATTCGTTGATTGACGATTTCGAAGATGATGATGCTCGTGTACGGCCCCGTAGCTTCGACGATGCTGCCGTCGACGTGATGGATGATTCCGATGACGAGCGAATGATGACCACGGACGATATGTCGAATGATTCGGCAGATGATTCGTCCGATGAGTTCAGCGAGGACAGTGAAACCTGGTCCGATGACCCGGTCCGTATGTACCTCACGCAAATGGGCGAGATTCCGTTGCTGACCCGCCAGCAGGAAATCTACCTTGCTCGCAAGATCGAACAGACCCGGGCCAAGTTCCGCCGCCTGTTGTTGGAGTGCGACTATGTCGCCCAGGACTCGTTCAAGGTCCTCCAGCGCGTGCAAGATGGCGAACTGCCGTTTGACCGGACCGTTCAGGTCTCGGTCACCGATCGCCTCGAGAAAGATCAGATCATGGGCCGTATGCCGGTCAACCTGATCACGATCGACAAGCTGCTCAAGCGTAATCGCCGCGACTACATCCTGGCCCTCAGCAAGTCGGCCTCGGCCGAGAAGCGTTCGGCTGCCTGGAAGCGTCTGGGCCACCGCCGTCAACGCGTGGTGAAGCTGATCGAAGAACTCGGTCTGCGTACCCAGCGCATTGAAGCCAAGATCAGCGTGTTGGAAGAATTCTGTCGTCGTGTCAACGAGCTGAAGGCTCGCCTGGACGACCACAAAGAAAACAACACCCCGATGGAAGATCGTCAGCCACTGCTGGCTGAATACCGCAACCTGCTGATGGCGACCCAAGAGACTCCTAAGAGCCTCAACCGTCGCTGCCAGGCCGTCAAAACGATCTACTCGGAATACCAACAGGCCAAGCGAGAACTTTCCGAAGGGAACTTGCGTCTGGTGGTTTCGATCGCCAAGAAGTACCGTAACCGCGGTCTGAGCTTCCTCGACCTGATTCAGGAAGGCAACGCCGGCCTGATGCGTGCAGTCGACAAGTTTGAATACCGTCGTGGTTTCAAGTTCTGCACCTACGCCACCTGGTGGATTCGCCAGGCCATTACCCGTGCCGTCGCCGACCAGAGCCGTACGATTCGTATCCCGGTTCACATGGTCGAAACGATGTCGCGCGTCCGTAATGTGGCTCGTCAGCTGCTGCAGGAAAAGGGTCGCGAACCTACCATCGAAGAAACGGCTCGTCGTGCCGGTACCACAGTGGAAGAAGCTCGCCGCGTGCTCGCCATGAGCCGCTACCCAATCTCGCTCGACCGCCCTGTCGGTAACAGCGAAGACAGCCAGTTCGGCGATCTGCTTCCCGATGGCGAAGCCGAAAGCCCAGCCAACGGTGCTGCTCAGGAAATGCTGCGTGGTCGAATCGGTCGCGTGCTGAAGACCCTCAGCTACCGCGAACGCGAGATCATCAAGCTTCGCTACGGCCTGGGCGATGGTTACAGCTACACGCTGGAAGAAGTGGGTCACATCTTCAAGGTGACCCGCGAACGTATTCGCCAGATCGAAGCGAAGGCCGTTCGTAAGCTTCAGCAGCCTAGCCGCAGCCAGGACCTGGTTGGCTTCCTCGACTAA
- a CDS encoding reverse transcriptase family protein, with amino-acid sequence MQSHKLIARSLAAAFVAGPIDVESLVTRGAELLGKRWRWLRPLARKIVACHSAKTRPRAVLIEKMILTYAGFHRALYRGDDLHVANPLAIVPTMIPSPAAIGWEAPVEITTPGELAAWLGVRTNELDWFADLRGWNQRSDTECLRHYRYRVLPKRSGRTRLIEIPKARLKTLQRKILTEILDRVPPHDAAHGFRSGRSIQTFAQPHVGKQVCVKLDLADFFPSIHLCQVQGWFRAMGFPEKVADRLGGICCTTTPDEVLAGESFETIRTYRRPHLAQGAPTSPALANLCAYRLDQRLAGLADAVGATYTRYADDLVFSGNDAFYRVANRFPICVAAIAMEEGFTVQHRKTRVMKQGVAQRIAGLVVNQQLNLPRKSFDTLKAILTNCIRHGPASQNRNGHPNFRAHLQGKISYVASIHPAKGERLMQLFDQIDWR; translated from the coding sequence ATGCAATCGCACAAACTCATCGCTCGATCACTGGCCGCTGCCTTCGTCGCAGGGCCGATCGATGTCGAGTCGCTGGTGACGCGCGGGGCGGAACTTCTCGGGAAGCGTTGGCGATGGCTTCGTCCACTGGCTCGCAAGATCGTGGCGTGCCACAGCGCGAAGACCCGGCCGCGAGCCGTACTGATCGAAAAGATGATCCTGACATACGCGGGATTCCATCGTGCACTGTATCGCGGCGACGATCTGCACGTTGCCAATCCGCTGGCGATCGTTCCGACGATGATTCCCTCTCCGGCAGCAATCGGTTGGGAAGCTCCCGTTGAAATCACGACGCCTGGCGAGCTTGCCGCGTGGCTTGGTGTTCGCACTAACGAACTCGATTGGTTCGCCGATCTTCGTGGCTGGAACCAGCGCAGCGATACCGAATGTCTCCGGCACTATCGTTATCGCGTCTTGCCGAAACGATCAGGACGGACACGCTTGATTGAGATTCCCAAGGCCCGTTTAAAGACCTTACAGCGAAAGATCCTGACCGAGATCCTCGATCGAGTCCCACCCCATGACGCCGCTCATGGCTTTCGCTCAGGGCGTTCGATTCAAACGTTTGCCCAACCTCATGTCGGCAAACAGGTCTGTGTGAAACTCGACCTGGCGGACTTCTTCCCTTCGATCCACCTTTGCCAGGTGCAAGGCTGGTTTCGCGCGATGGGCTTCCCTGAAAAGGTAGCCGATCGGTTGGGTGGAATCTGCTGCACGACGACGCCTGACGAGGTCCTGGCCGGCGAATCGTTCGAGACCATCCGCACCTATCGTCGGCCCCATCTGGCTCAAGGGGCACCGACATCACCGGCGCTGGCCAACCTGTGTGCGTATCGTTTGGATCAACGATTGGCGGGACTGGCTGACGCGGTTGGTGCGACCTATACGCGGTATGCAGACGACCTGGTCTTTTCTGGCAACGATGCTTTCTACCGCGTGGCAAATCGCTTTCCGATCTGTGTCGCGGCGATCGCCATGGAGGAAGGCTTCACGGTCCAGCACCGCAAGACGCGGGTGATGAAGCAAGGGGTCGCGCAGCGGATCGCGGGACTGGTGGTCAATCAGCAGCTCAACCTACCACGAAAATCGTTCGATACGTTGAAGGCAATTCTTACCAATTGCATTCGTCATGGACCAGCGAGTCAGAATCGAAACGGCCATCCCAATTTCCGCGCGCATCTACAGGGAAAAATCTCGTACGTGGCTTCGATCCATCCCGCCAAGGGAGAGCGTCTGATGCAATTGTTCGATCAGATCGACTGGCGGTAG
- a CDS encoding thiamine pyrophosphate-binding protein produces MNHSTPSPSLSAAQTVSGLSIGEYLIRRLQEHGLEDIFGIPGDYILSFYGMLEKSPINVVGCTREDCAGFAADAYARVKGLGAVCVTYCVGGLSICNSIAGAYAEKSPVVILTGSPGLRERVNNPLLHHMVRDFSTQKDVFEKLCIAGAELSDPVTAFREIDRVLDAVVRFKRPGYIELPRDMVNVIPHISHVFPSQQTTSDPQALSEAVNEAAQLIEKAEKPVILAGVEMHRFHLQDELVALAEQTQIPVAATILGKSAMRETHPLYVGLYEGAMGREEVTQYVEESDLVLLLGTFMTDINLGVFTANLDPSKCIYATSEQLRLKHHHYHGITLPDFVRELAQRKVTCAKRPMPDGIRMCMRPVGDVTEKPITIERMMQMINPLLDDETVVIADIGDALFASTQLVTQGNSEFLSPAYYTSMGFAVPATLGAQTAKRNARILAMIGDGAFQMTGMELSTIIRHGYDPVIIVLDNHGYGTERWLHAGDWEYNEIHPWAYSKLTEVLRGGTGYEVSTEKEFHEALHKAWDDRDGMSIIHVHLPENDASRTLHRLGQRLGARV; encoded by the coding sequence ATGAATCATTCCACGCCTTCGCCAAGTTTGTCGGCCGCGCAAACGGTTAGCGGTCTTTCGATCGGTGAATATCTAATCCGCCGACTTCAAGAGCACGGCCTGGAGGATATCTTCGGGATCCCTGGGGACTACATCCTTTCGTTCTACGGGATGCTCGAGAAAAGTCCGATCAACGTCGTCGGATGCACGCGAGAAGACTGTGCTGGCTTCGCTGCCGATGCATATGCACGCGTGAAGGGCTTGGGCGCGGTTTGCGTGACTTACTGCGTCGGCGGTCTGAGCATCTGTAACAGCATCGCCGGTGCCTATGCCGAGAAGTCGCCGGTGGTCATTCTGACCGGCTCGCCAGGTCTGCGAGAACGGGTCAACAATCCGCTGCTGCATCATATGGTTCGCGACTTCAGCACGCAGAAAGATGTGTTCGAGAAACTGTGCATCGCCGGTGCCGAGCTCTCGGACCCGGTCACCGCGTTTCGCGAAATCGATCGCGTTCTCGATGCGGTGGTTCGCTTCAAGCGACCTGGCTACATCGAATTGCCTCGCGACATGGTGAACGTGATTCCGCATATCAGTCACGTCTTCCCTTCGCAGCAAACGACCAGCGATCCGCAAGCATTGTCGGAAGCAGTCAACGAAGCTGCCCAGTTGATCGAGAAGGCAGAGAAGCCGGTCATTCTGGCTGGGGTCGAAATGCATCGATTCCATCTGCAGGACGAACTGGTCGCCCTGGCCGAACAGACACAGATCCCAGTCGCCGCGACGATCCTCGGCAAGAGTGCCATGCGAGAAACGCATCCGCTTTACGTCGGCTTGTACGAAGGGGCGATGGGCCGCGAAGAGGTGACGCAGTATGTCGAAGAGAGCGACCTGGTGCTGCTGCTCGGGACGTTTATGACCGACATCAATCTGGGCGTGTTCACCGCCAACCTCGATCCGTCGAAGTGTATCTATGCGACGAGCGAACAACTTCGTTTGAAGCATCATCACTACCATGGGATCACGTTGCCTGACTTCGTTCGCGAGCTGGCCCAGCGGAAGGTGACTTGTGCCAAGCGGCCGATGCCCGATGGCATTCGCATGTGCATGCGGCCGGTGGGTGACGTGACCGAAAAGCCGATCACGATCGAACGGATGATGCAGATGATCAATCCACTGCTGGATGACGAAACGGTGGTGATCGCCGACATCGGCGACGCGCTCTTCGCTTCGACCCAATTGGTAACCCAAGGAAACAGCGAATTCCTGAGCCCGGCGTATTACACCTCGATGGGCTTCGCCGTTCCGGCAACGCTTGGTGCTCAAACGGCCAAGCGAAATGCCCGTATTCTGGCGATGATTGGTGACGGTGCCTTCCAGATGACTGGGATGGAACTATCGACGATCATTCGTCATGGCTACGATCCGGTGATCATCGTGCTCGATAACCATGGCTACGGCACCGAACGCTGGCTGCACGCTGGCGACTGGGAATACAACGAGATCCATCCGTGGGCCTATAGCAAGCTGACGGAAGTGCTGCGTGGCGGAACTGGCTACGAAGTCAGTACCGAGAAAGAGTTCCACGAGGCATTGCATAAAGCCTGGGACGATCGCGACGGGATGAGCATCATCCACGTCCATCTGCCAGAGAACGATGCCAGCCGCACGCTGCACCGATTGGGACAGCGTTTGGGTGCTCGTGTCTAA
- the mutY gene encoding A/G-specific adenine glycosylase produces MPRRSARTESSSAKSPVRGSLATFQAQVLAWFAEHKRDLPWRKSQDPYKVWISEIMLQQTQVATVKGYFRRFTAEFPTVYELAEAEEEKVLRLWEGLGYYRRARQLHATAKEVVARFDGVFPRDVDQIQSLPGIGRYTAGAIASIAYGLKAPILEANTLRLYARLIGWDEVLTTSASQKRLWQFAEEILPDDEVGHFNQAMMEIGSLVCTPKNPSCLLCPLAAHCEAYRTRRQEEIPHPKKKTEFIPVTEVALVVRRKNEVLVRQCGPDERWAGLWDFPRFAADAASPLEDLSAKLQEASGVQASLGELITTIKHGVTKYRITLLCHEMAFEKGRLKPQAGPDGQPRVWQWRDVSHLGELPLSTTGRKLARLL; encoded by the coding sequence ATGCCGCGACGCAGTGCCCGCACCGAATCTTCTTCCGCAAAATCGCCGGTGCGCGGATCGCTGGCGACGTTTCAAGCGCAAGTTCTGGCCTGGTTCGCCGAGCATAAGCGCGATCTGCCCTGGCGGAAATCGCAAGATCCTTACAAGGTTTGGATCAGCGAGATCATGCTGCAGCAGACCCAGGTCGCGACTGTTAAAGGGTATTTCCGCCGCTTCACCGCCGAGTTTCCCACGGTATACGAACTGGCCGAGGCCGAAGAAGAGAAGGTCCTTCGTTTGTGGGAAGGACTGGGCTATTACCGACGTGCCCGGCAACTGCATGCCACCGCCAAGGAAGTGGTCGCACGTTTCGACGGGGTCTTTCCGCGCGATGTCGATCAGATTCAAAGCCTGCCTGGGATCGGTCGCTACACGGCAGGTGCCATCGCTTCGATCGCCTACGGCTTGAAAGCACCGATCCTGGAAGCGAACACCCTCCGGCTTTATGCTCGGCTGATTGGTTGGGACGAAGTGTTGACGACGTCGGCTAGCCAAAAGCGACTGTGGCAATTTGCCGAAGAGATTCTGCCCGATGACGAAGTCGGCCACTTCAATCAGGCGATGATGGAAATTGGCAGCCTGGTTTGCACGCCCAAGAATCCAAGCTGCTTGCTTTGTCCTCTTGCAGCCCACTGCGAGGCGTACCGCACGCGTCGGCAGGAAGAGATCCCGCATCCGAAGAAGAAAACCGAGTTCATCCCGGTGACCGAAGTCGCTTTGGTCGTCCGTCGGAAGAACGAAGTGCTGGTCCGGCAATGTGGACCCGACGAACGTTGGGCCGGCCTCTGGGACTTCCCCCGCTTCGCCGCCGACGCTGCATCGCCGCTGGAAGATTTATCGGCGAAGCTGCAAGAAGCGTCTGGCGTGCAGGCAAGCCTGGGCGAATTGATCACCACCATCAAACATGGTGTGACCAAATATCGCATTACCCTGCTCTGTCACGAGATGGCATTCGAAAAAGGTCGCTTGAAACCACAAGCAGGTCCAGACGGCCAGCCGCGCGTCTGGCAGTGGCGCGACGTTTCGCATCTGGGCGAACTTCCCTTGTCGACCACCGGACGCAAGCTGGCTCGGCTTTTGTAA
- a CDS encoding DUF1559 domain-containing protein — MSESQPSRHEESLDEANQRLDRSRTWALVLGGGFLGLLLLCVIAGPLASLLVQRRESARRITCANHLRELGMQMETYYNANDAFPSGWVISEGAMETIPAWGWPSQLVSLTNASYPTPNDLKTPLGTVSETGGERLEMLQEAMDGYLCPSDNAFTYEGENHPERRWDPTGTPIPWGLSMYVGNAGHKHDAVGTEPNTGIFFGNSAITLDEITDGVSFTVMLGERDLTNCRAGSWPGVPDPMRHDGGPSIWNVVAGAKPKINAPPWDGDTLCGEGYSSFHPGGVNMLLVDGAVKFFTDDTDSQWHDDPKSGQLGVLQQFLVRDNQEEMP, encoded by the coding sequence ATGTCTGAATCGCAACCAAGCCGCCACGAAGAATCTCTTGATGAAGCCAACCAGCGTCTCGATCGCTCGCGAACCTGGGCGCTGGTGCTGGGAGGCGGCTTTCTCGGTTTGTTGCTGCTGTGTGTTATCGCTGGCCCATTGGCTTCGCTGTTGGTGCAGCGGCGAGAGAGCGCACGCCGCATCACGTGTGCGAATCACCTGCGTGAACTTGGCATGCAGATGGAGACCTATTACAACGCAAACGACGCATTTCCTTCGGGCTGGGTGATCTCTGAAGGGGCGATGGAAACGATACCCGCTTGGGGCTGGCCTTCACAATTGGTCAGCCTGACGAACGCCTCTTACCCAACACCGAACGATCTGAAAACTCCACTGGGGACCGTCAGCGAAACGGGAGGCGAGCGTCTCGAGATGCTGCAGGAAGCGATGGATGGTTACCTCTGCCCTTCCGATAATGCGTTCACCTATGAAGGCGAGAATCATCCTGAGCGCCGCTGGGATCCGACCGGCACTCCGATTCCCTGGGGTCTGAGCATGTATGTCGGCAACGCTGGTCACAAGCACGATGCCGTCGGAACCGAACCGAATACCGGCATCTTCTTCGGCAACTCAGCCATTACTCTCGACGAAATCACCGATGGTGTCAGCTTCACCGTGATGCTGGGCGAACGCGATCTGACCAATTGCCGGGCCGGTAGTTGGCCTGGGGTCCCTGATCCGATGCGGCACGACGGTGGACCATCAATCTGGAATGTAGTGGCAGGTGCGAAGCCAAAAATTAATGCCCCGCCGTGGGATGGCGATACGTTGTGCGGCGAAGGCTATTCCAGCTTCCATCCTGGTGGCGTCAACATGCTGTTGGTCGATGGCGCGGTGAAGTTCTTTACCGATGACACCGACTCGCAGTGGCACGACGATCCGAAGTCAGGCCAGCTCGGCGTGCTGCAGCAGTTCCTGGTTCGAGACAATCAGGAAGAGATGCCTTAG
- a CDS encoding lipoate--protein ligase family protein gives MQLLDLTLSTAVENLALDEALLEQAETGNQPLEVLRIWEPTEPLVVIGRASKLEEEVDTEVCRERGIPVLRRSSGGASVVTGQGCLMYAVVLSYERHPELAALDVCHQYVMGRIRQAVVHEVPEVNLQGTCDLTLHDRKFSGNSLRCKRSHLIYHGTILYDFDLKLIHQLLRTPPRMPDYREERPHESFVTNVPIGRETLRRRLIEAWEVEGPMVEWPFEATVRLAAEKYAKPEWTSMR, from the coding sequence ATGCAACTCTTAGATCTCACACTTTCCACCGCGGTGGAAAATCTGGCCCTCGATGAAGCTCTGCTGGAACAAGCAGAAACGGGCAACCAACCTCTGGAAGTGTTGCGGATCTGGGAACCAACCGAACCGCTGGTGGTGATCGGCCGCGCTTCCAAGCTGGAAGAGGAAGTCGACACCGAAGTCTGCAGAGAACGTGGCATTCCGGTCCTTCGCCGCAGCAGCGGTGGGGCGTCGGTCGTCACCGGGCAAGGCTGTCTGATGTATGCCGTGGTCCTCAGCTACGAGCGACATCCGGAACTTGCTGCCCTGGATGTTTGCCATCAATACGTGATGGGACGCATCCGCCAGGCCGTGGTCCACGAAGTTCCCGAGGTCAATCTTCAAGGGACGTGCGACCTGACCCTTCATGACCGAAAGTTCTCCGGCAACAGCCTCCGCTGCAAGCGAAGTCACCTGATCTATCACGGGACGATTCTGTACGACTTCGATTTGAAACTGATTCACCAGTTGCTTCGCACCCCGCCGCGAATGCCGGACTATCGCGAAGAACGACCCCACGAATCGTTTGTGACCAACGTTCCGATCGGCCGCGAAACGCTTCGTCGCCGGCTGATCGAGGCCTGGGAGGTCGAGGGTCCCATGGTCGAGTGGCCCTTCGAGGCGACCGTCCGTTTGGCTGCCGAGAAATATGCCAAACCGGAATGGACCTCAATGCGATAG
- a CDS encoding basic secretory protein-like protein translates to MRSWLLLIPVLFALPTICVAEGTPEAKELTVVIDVSEVPELKAWGANAEKLIREWHPKVAEELKQEGFTAPTEVRVVFKKDMDGVAYTVRNQITIAGDWVKKHPEDNGMVIHELAHVVQAYPRGGPFWLTEGIADYIRFYKFEPETSLHRINPERQKYSDGYRTSAQFVAWLEKTNPGFVQKVNEAIRKREYKNFMIREMTGKSVEQLWDEFIQSDDAKGR, encoded by the coding sequence ATGCGATCCTGGTTGTTGTTGATTCCTGTTCTGTTTGCGCTGCCGACGATCTGCGTCGCAGAAGGTACCCCCGAAGCCAAAGAGCTGACGGTGGTCATCGATGTCTCGGAAGTGCCTGAGCTGAAAGCTTGGGGCGCTAACGCCGAGAAGCTGATTCGCGAATGGCACCCGAAGGTTGCCGAAGAGTTGAAGCAAGAAGGTTTCACCGCGCCGACCGAAGTGCGCGTGGTCTTCAAGAAGGATATGGATGGCGTCGCGTACACGGTCCGCAATCAGATCACCATCGCTGGCGACTGGGTGAAGAAGCATCCCGAAGACAACGGCATGGTCATTCACGAGCTGGCCCACGTCGTTCAGGCTTATCCGCGTGGTGGCCCGTTCTGGCTGACCGAAGGCATCGCCGACTACATTCGTTTCTACAAGTTTGAACCAGAAACGAGCCTGCACCGGATTAACCCAGAGCGTCAGAAGTACAGCGATGGCTACCGTACCAGTGCTCAGTTTGTGGCCTGGCTCGAAAAGACCAATCCTGGTTTCGTGCAGAAGGTGAACGAAGCGATTCGCAAACGCGAGTACAAGAACTTCATGATCCGCGAGATGACCGGCAAGAGCGTCGAACAGCTCTGGGACGAGTTCATCCAATCAGACGACGCCAAAGGTCGCTAG
- a CDS encoding SDR family oxidoreductase, whose amino-acid sequence MTQRDFEGQVVLVTGSSQGIGRAAVIEFARQGAKVVVNYHSNPEKAEEVVAEVEKVGSEAIAVKCDVSSYEAVEAMVAETVSKFGKLDIAVSNAVYSDREFFYEADLEGFRRTIDVTMWGAFHLLRAASRQMIAQKTPGVVTVISSPHAFIPAPKAMAYNMSKAALEHMAKTAAIELSDFKIRVNIVQPGWTDTPGERKFATDDVLEAGGAKIPAGRLGTPEEMAEAICYMSSPRNTYMTGATLLVDGGISLPWWGKTGRAAPS is encoded by the coding sequence ATGACGCAACGAGATTTCGAAGGACAAGTGGTTCTCGTGACCGGTTCGAGCCAGGGAATCGGCCGAGCTGCCGTAATCGAATTCGCCCGCCAGGGGGCGAAAGTTGTCGTCAATTACCACTCGAATCCGGAGAAGGCTGAAGAGGTTGTCGCCGAAGTTGAAAAGGTCGGATCGGAAGCAATCGCCGTGAAATGCGACGTTTCCAGCTACGAGGCGGTCGAAGCGATGGTGGCCGAGACGGTCAGTAAGTTCGGCAAGCTCGACATCGCCGTTTCGAACGCCGTCTACAGCGATCGCGAGTTCTTCTACGAAGCCGATCTGGAAGGATTCCGCCGCACGATCGATGTCACGATGTGGGGTGCCTTCCACCTGCTGCGGGCCGCTTCCCGCCAGATGATCGCCCAGAAGACGCCGGGTGTGGTGACCGTGATCAGCTCGCCGCATGCCTTCATTCCGGCCCCCAAGGCAATGGCCTACAACATGTCGAAGGCCGCCTTGGAGCATATGGCCAAGACGGCCGCTATCGAACTGTCGGACTTTAAGATCCGTGTGAATATTGTTCAGCCAGGCTGGACCGACACGCCTGGAGAGCGGAAGTTTGCCACCGACGACGTCCTAGAGGCAGGCGGCGCCAAGATCCCTGCCGGTCGCCTGGGCACGCCCGAGGAAATGGCCGAGGCCATCTGCTACATGAGCAGCCCTCGCAATACCTACATGACCGGGGCCACGCTGCTGGTCGATGGTGGGATCTCACTCCCATGGTGGGGCAAAACGGGGCGTGCCGCGCCGAGCTAA
- a CDS encoding prolyl oligopeptidase family serine peptidase, with protein MLLRLASHPLCFALLLVGLVGCSKNPPVNTTMMETEFAEQLLAPPNYLAGLVKQTPDVKFQPMAGGIRKASSQVRLPTGESMTVWVYQPDPLPPGKLPCVFIAPAGTMLIHGMMLSDGDVQEHLPWAKAGFAVVAYELSGHADAEKSSDDQLKLAADNFRDAKSGLLNAQVAMAFAKEKLSFVDPDQFYTAGHSSAGTMALYVAEMEPRVKGSIAFMPAVDVRATLGLDVMTYLQTRSILTEAGPYVSAISPATHIERLSRPTFIFLSANDRSDINGPADTFVAKLRELGKDVTVVRAPGGGHLEPMLDPGIPMAIEWLKMVTQSR; from the coding sequence ATGTTGCTTCGCCTTGCATCGCATCCACTTTGCTTCGCCCTGCTTTTGGTCGGACTGGTGGGCTGTTCGAAGAATCCTCCGGTGAACACCACCATGATGGAAACCGAGTTCGCCGAGCAACTTCTCGCGCCCCCGAACTACCTGGCAGGCCTCGTCAAGCAAACCCCCGATGTCAAGTTCCAGCCGATGGCAGGCGGCATCCGCAAAGCAAGCTCCCAGGTTCGGCTTCCGACCGGCGAATCGATGACCGTTTGGGTTTATCAGCCTGATCCACTTCCGCCTGGCAAACTGCCATGCGTCTTCATTGCCCCAGCCGGGACGATGCTGATCCATGGCATGATGCTGTCCGATGGCGACGTGCAAGAACATCTGCCGTGGGCGAAGGCAGGCTTCGCCGTTGTCGCGTACGAACTGAGTGGCCATGCCGATGCCGAGAAATCTTCCGACGATCAATTGAAGCTGGCGGCCGACAACTTTCGCGACGCCAAGTCGGGGCTGCTCAACGCCCAGGTCGCGATGGCTTTCGCCAAAGAGAAGCTTTCCTTCGTCGATCCGGACCAGTTCTACACCGCCGGTCATAGTTCCGCCGGAACGATGGCTCTGTACGTTGCCGAGATGGAACCCCGGGTTAAAGGAAGTATCGCGTTCATGCCGGCCGTGGATGTGCGTGCGACGCTGGGTCTCGATGTCATGACCTATCTGCAAACGAGATCGATCCTGACCGAAGCAGGTCCGTACGTCAGTGCAATTTCGCCAGCCACACACATCGAACGCCTCTCGCGTCCGACGTTTATTTTCTTATCCGCCAACGATCGCAGCGACATCAACGGTCCAGCCGATACGTTTGTCGCGAAGCTGCGCGAGCTGGGCAAAGATGTCACGGTCGTCCGTGCCCCTGGGGGTGGCCACTTAGAACCGATGCTCGACCCCGGCATTCCGATGGCGATCGAGTGGTTGAAGATGGTCACGCAAAGCCGCTAA